From the genome of Candidatus Woesearchaeota archaeon:
CACCCTCCAAGATTTTTCAATTGGTCTCTTTTTATTAAGTTTGTGAAAAGAGTTTTCCTATCTCGCTGTTTTAGATTCTCTTTTGTCTATTTCTTCTTGTTTTTTGTTACTGCTAAAAAATAGATTGCGTTGTCATACAAGGTCTTGCTGAGCGAATAGAAGTATTAAAAAAATAAATGAAAAAAAATAGTTATTCATTCACCACTAATGTTCCTTTCATATCTTTTGTTCCTGGACCAGAATAGACATTCGAAAAGAACGTGAATTCACCTGCTTGATCTGCAACAAATTCTACTGTTTTATAATTGTCTTCTTCAAGGAATTCATTAATACCATACGCTGGAAGGACAAAGCCGTGATTACTATTACTTGCATAAAAGATTATTCTTACATAATCTCCCTTATCAACTTCCAATATTTTTGGTCTGTAAATGGACTTGTCTGCGACCACATGGAATTCTTTGACGATAACAAGTTCGTCCCCCATATATTCTTCTTTCGCAGCCCCATAATCTGCTACTCCTACAACACCACCAGTAATATCATCACTGACGATGCGGCTTTGGCACGCAGCGAGAAGACTCACTGTAAGAAGCGCAAGAATAATAAGCATTTTTTTCATGAACATCACCTTTTCGCTTTTTCTGGGAGATTGTATATTTAAAGATAACGATTTGAGGGCTCCCTTTATTGTCCTTTAGTAATAGCAATAAAAACATACGTTTAAATACAAAAATTACTTGAGAACGTACATGACACTGCAAAAAAACCTTTTTACAGGATTGATGCTCTTTGTTTTTGGTCTTCCTCTTGTTTTCGCTCATGGACATGAACCCACACTCCTTGAACAACTTCCTTCTCCTCTTCTCGTTCTCTTTTACACTGCTCTTCTCACTGTATTCCTCCTTTTGTACGCAGTCTTCAAGAAAAAAATGCGTGAAAAGACAAAACAAGTTGTTTTCTGGAGCATTGTTGTTCTGGTGAGTGTGAGCACACTCTATATCGTTGCCCATACTTTCTATTACAACATTTTCTCTGAAACCAATGGTCCTGTGCATTGGCACGCTGATTTTGAAATCTGGATCTGCGGAGAACAACAAATACTT
Proteins encoded in this window:
- a CDS encoding cupredoxin domain-containing protein, with product MKKMLIILALLTVSLLAACQSRIVSDDITGGVVGVADYGAAKEEYMGDELVIVKEFHVVADKSIYRPKILEVDKGDYVRIIFYASNSNHGFVLPAYGINEFLEEDNYKTVEFVADQAGEFTFFSNVYSGPGTKDMKGTLVVNE